From a single Chitinophaga sp. Cy-1792 genomic region:
- a CDS encoding DUF3857 domain-containing protein, whose protein sequence is MKKTLLFLLIGCVAKTALAGDPVYPITTINADLKKNAHSVVRLSETTYRFISPKEIRKTIHLVVTILDAEGEGAASMALAYDKLNELRSMSGVRYNLLGLQDQRMRQSDIKDYAGTGDESLITDNRYKYYSFGKSSVFPYTVEWEFEYKYNTAFYTMSWFPQGSPSQAVEKAVVNIVTSPGMELKYQPQQLNQAPVTADVKEGKSYTWTLTNMPAFRKEAYALPLQERISGLYLGAKEYDYGSFHGNRDSWKDLGNFVYALNAGRDELPANVKAKVHEIADPLPNKEEKVKALYKYLQKNFRYISIQLGIGGFQTIDAATTAKTGYGDCKSLSNMMHAMLKEVGIPSHLVLADLDENPDRLPVEFPGNYFNHMIACVPNGKDTIFLECTSPLTSPGYMGSSTGNRPVLLLDSANSKLVNTPALSTADNQQISVIDAAINDTGHIVMNVAIRRTGEQQENYVSRAIYTSREHQLESLRKSFSLASYDVLNFDISANTGDIGKLPEVMEKLQIKGNNYATVQGKRMFLLPNILNATGLKLEEDSLRTSPVRIDMAYCDIDSINIKIPAGYQLEGLPKGQQLKTKFGTFEMNLTVKDKTITYIRKLEILAGTFPAADYNALVAFRNAIYKSDRSRIVFVKEQ, encoded by the coding sequence TTGAAAAAAACATTGCTGTTTCTATTAATCGGTTGTGTGGCGAAAACCGCGTTGGCAGGTGATCCTGTCTACCCGATTACCACTATTAATGCTGACCTGAAGAAGAATGCACATAGTGTAGTACGACTTTCAGAAACAACCTACAGGTTTATCAGTCCGAAAGAAATTAGGAAAACCATTCACCTGGTGGTAACCATCCTTGACGCAGAAGGAGAGGGTGCAGCATCCATGGCACTGGCATATGACAAGTTAAATGAGCTGCGCAGCATGTCTGGCGTACGCTATAATTTACTTGGGTTGCAGGATCAACGGATGCGGCAAAGTGATATAAAAGACTATGCCGGCACCGGCGATGAATCACTCATCACTGATAACAGGTATAAGTACTATTCTTTTGGTAAAAGTTCTGTATTCCCATATACCGTGGAATGGGAGTTTGAATACAAGTATAACACAGCCTTTTACACGATGTCATGGTTTCCGCAGGGATCTCCCTCACAGGCTGTTGAAAAGGCTGTAGTGAATATCGTGACTTCTCCCGGAATGGAGTTAAAATATCAGCCACAGCAACTTAACCAGGCACCTGTAACCGCAGATGTGAAAGAAGGGAAAAGCTATACCTGGACATTAACCAATATGCCGGCCTTTCGTAAGGAAGCATATGCACTCCCGCTGCAGGAAAGGATATCGGGTCTGTATCTCGGTGCTAAGGAGTATGACTATGGCAGCTTTCATGGCAACAGAGACTCCTGGAAAGACCTGGGCAATTTCGTGTATGCCCTCAATGCAGGAAGGGATGAACTACCTGCAAATGTAAAAGCCAAAGTTCACGAAATAGCCGATCCGCTGCCCAATAAAGAAGAAAAAGTAAAAGCGTTATACAAGTACCTGCAGAAAAACTTTCGCTATATCAGCATTCAGTTAGGTATCGGCGGTTTCCAGACCATCGATGCCGCCACCACTGCTAAAACAGGTTATGGAGATTGTAAATCGCTCTCCAATATGATGCATGCCATGCTGAAAGAAGTTGGCATTCCTTCTCATTTGGTATTAGCTGATTTAGATGAAAATCCCGACAGATTACCGGTAGAATTTCCTGGTAATTACTTCAATCACATGATAGCCTGTGTGCCTAACGGGAAAGACACGATCTTCCTGGAATGTACCAGCCCACTCACCAGCCCGGGTTATATGGGTAGCTCTACCGGGAACAGACCTGTATTGCTCCTTGATTCGGCGAATAGTAAACTGGTGAATACACCTGCACTCAGCACGGCAGATAACCAGCAAATATCCGTTATCGATGCAGCCATTAATGATACCGGGCATATTGTAATGAATGTGGCCATCAGACGTACCGGCGAACAACAGGAAAACTATGTCAGCAGGGCAATCTACACCAGTCGGGAACATCAGCTGGAATCTTTACGGAAGTCGTTCTCACTGGCCAGTTATGATGTACTGAACTTCGATATATCCGCCAATACAGGGGATATCGGTAAGTTGCCTGAAGTGATGGAAAAACTCCAGATCAAAGGCAATAACTACGCTACGGTACAAGGTAAACGGATGTTTCTCCTGCCTAATATCCTTAATGCGACAGGGTTAAAGCTGGAAGAAGATTCTCTGCGTACATCCCCTGTACGGATCGACATGGCTTATTGTGATATTGATAGTATTAACATAAAAATTCCTGCCGGTTACCAGCTGGAAGGACTTCCCAAAGGTCAGCAACTGAAAACAAAGTTCGGCACCTTCGAAATGAACCTGACAGTAAAGGATAAGACGATCACGTATATACGTAAGCTGGAAATACTGGCAGGCACATTCCCTGCAGCTGATTACAATGCACTGGTGGCATTCAGAAATGCCATTTACAAATCAGATCGTTCCAGGATTGTTTTTGTGAAAGAACAATAA
- a CDS encoding OmpA family protein encodes MSFDLLESVKNLFSGNLVSQISAQLGESEGNVQKALGGIVPTVLTGLLHKTENSGDASGLLNMVKGAASDASPTALSSALQSGGGGLMSKGADMLKSIFGDKVGSITSMISSFSGIKESSANTLLSSAAPATLGTVGQYAIQNNLNPSGFSSFLSSQKDKILGAMPSGLNLAGLLGLGSLGEIGHKLSGMAGNVGHTVGNAASSTVNSVKQAGGGNKWIWSLILILVAIILLWYLMRGCGGSKNAEPVTDSVTNAQLADSVGASTPPVTSESVRESIQVTLPDGTVLNAYKGGIEDQLVTFLKDSTKPAGKDVWYDFDNLNFETGSAKLTQESMTQVSNIAAILKAFPKTKIKIGGYTDKTGDAAVNKKLSQERADAVVGELKKLNAQTSQLLGAEGYGSEFAKAAADAPDEERKKDRHISVGVREK; translated from the coding sequence ATGTCTTTCGACTTATTAGAAAGTGTAAAAAATCTTTTCAGCGGCAATCTCGTTAGTCAAATTTCCGCTCAATTAGGAGAGAGTGAAGGGAACGTACAAAAGGCCCTTGGCGGTATTGTACCGACTGTTTTAACGGGTCTGCTTCATAAAACAGAGAATAGCGGAGATGCTTCCGGATTGCTGAATATGGTAAAGGGAGCTGCATCAGATGCTTCCCCGACAGCATTGTCATCCGCCCTGCAATCAGGAGGAGGTGGTTTGATGTCGAAGGGAGCCGATATGCTGAAAAGTATTTTTGGAGATAAGGTTGGGTCTATTACATCCATGATATCTTCCTTTTCAGGCATTAAAGAGAGCAGTGCCAATACCTTGCTGAGCTCCGCAGCACCTGCCACCTTGGGTACGGTAGGTCAGTATGCGATCCAGAACAACCTGAACCCGAGCGGGTTTTCATCTTTCCTCAGTTCGCAAAAAGATAAAATACTTGGTGCGATGCCATCAGGGCTGAATCTGGCAGGATTACTCGGTTTGGGTAGTCTGGGTGAGATTGGCCATAAACTGAGTGGTATGGCAGGAAATGTAGGCCATACAGTAGGCAATGCGGCCAGTTCTACGGTCAATTCCGTCAAGCAGGCCGGCGGCGGCAACAAATGGATCTGGTCATTGATCCTGATATTGGTAGCCATCATATTACTCTGGTACCTGATGCGTGGTTGTGGCGGTTCCAAAAACGCAGAGCCTGTTACAGACAGTGTAACCAATGCGCAGCTGGCCGATTCTGTGGGTGCTTCTACCCCTCCGGTGACTTCTGAGTCTGTACGGGAAAGCATCCAGGTTACATTACCTGACGGCACCGTTTTAAATGCCTACAAAGGTGGTATTGAAGACCAGCTGGTTACTTTCCTGAAAGATAGTACCAAGCCTGCCGGAAAAGATGTATGGTATGATTTCGATAACCTGAATTTCGAAACAGGCAGTGCTAAACTGACACAGGAAAGCATGACACAGGTAAGCAACATTGCGGCTATTCTGAAGGCATTTCCGAAAACAAAAATTAAGATTGGCGGCTACACTGATAAAACCGGTGATGCTGCTGTAAATAAAAAATTATCTCAGGAAAGAGCTGATGCCGTGGTAGGTGAATTAAAGAAACTGAACGCACAGACCAGCCAGTTACTGGGAGCAGAAGGTTATGGTTCAGAATTTGCGAAAGCAGCTGCCGATGCACCTGATGAAGAACGCAAAAAAGACAGACATATTTCTGTTGGTGTCAGAGAGAAATAA
- a CDS encoding glycine betaine/L-proline ABC transporter ATP-binding protein, giving the protein MMPKLKIDNLTLIFGRERDTALHMLKEGKSKAEILAATGCTIGVKEASFEIQKGEFFVIMGLSGSGKSSLLRCLNRLIEPTSGDIIINDTNITQLNDKQLQEIRRKEIAMVFQQFGLLPHRTVLENVAFGLELQGTPLEERNAKAAEVIEMVGLKGYENQHPSGLSGGMQQRVGLARALANDPEVLLMDEAFSALDPLIRTQMQDELLDLQEKMHKTIVFITHDLDEAIRLGDRIAIMKDGEIIQIGTPEEILTSPATEYVSSFVEKVDRKAIITASSLMDRQPVSAVFRKDGPEGSLRKMRSTGLNILPAVTIDKHFLGFVYLNEVLEVKRRGDKTIEAVIHREVPVAYPDTTVEQMLPFIAETDKPVAVVHPQSNKLLGLISQTALIIETMGTQTL; this is encoded by the coding sequence ATGATGCCTAAACTCAAAATAGACAACCTTACCCTTATCTTCGGTCGTGAACGCGATACCGCACTCCACATGCTGAAGGAAGGTAAAAGTAAAGCTGAAATCCTCGCTGCTACCGGATGTACGATAGGAGTAAAGGAAGCCTCCTTCGAAATTCAGAAAGGGGAATTTTTTGTTATCATGGGACTTTCCGGCAGTGGTAAGTCTAGTCTGCTCAGATGCCTGAACCGCCTGATAGAACCCACTTCCGGCGATATCATCATCAATGATACCAATATCACGCAGCTCAACGATAAGCAACTCCAGGAAATACGCCGAAAAGAAATTGCCATGGTATTCCAGCAGTTTGGACTGCTGCCGCATCGTACCGTACTGGAAAATGTGGCCTTCGGTCTCGAGCTGCAAGGAACTCCACTGGAGGAAAGAAATGCAAAAGCGGCAGAGGTGATAGAAATGGTCGGATTGAAAGGCTATGAAAATCAGCACCCATCCGGACTTTCCGGTGGTATGCAACAGCGCGTCGGACTCGCACGCGCACTGGCAAATGATCCGGAAGTACTGCTCATGGATGAAGCCTTCTCCGCACTGGACCCCCTCATTCGTACCCAAATGCAGGACGAACTGCTGGACCTCCAGGAAAAAATGCATAAAACAATTGTCTTTATTACACATGATCTCGACGAAGCTATCCGCCTCGGCGATCGTATCGCCATCATGAAAGACGGAGAAATTATTCAGATAGGTACACCGGAGGAAATCCTTACCAGTCCTGCTACAGAATATGTTTCCTCCTTCGTGGAAAAGGTAGACAGAAAAGCCATTATCACGGCTTCTTCCCTCATGGATAGACAACCTGTATCCGCCGTATTCCGCAAGGATGGCCCGGAAGGAAGCCTGCGTAAAATGAGAAGTACAGGCCTCAATATCTTGCCCGCTGTTACCATTGATAAACATTTCCTCGGATTCGTTTACCTCAACGAAGTCCTGGAAGTAAAACGCCGCGGCGATAAAACCATTGAAGCGGTCATTCACCGCGAAGTTCCCGTCGCCTACCCGGACACCACTGTGGAACAAATGCTACCATTTATTGCGGAAACGGATAAACCGGTTGCGGTCGTTCATCCACAGTCAAACAAATTATTAGGGCTCATTTCCCAGACTGCCCTCATTATTGAAACCATGGGTACACAGACATTATAA
- a CDS encoding proline/glycine betaine ABC transporter permease, translating to MIKIGKYIEDFINWLTQHFHPFFKMIKEVVEVMVNSVQWLLNGLPFYVVIGLITLLAWRRAGWGAGVFSLLGLGLVYGMGYWPQTMETMALILVSAVIALLIGIPFGIWAARNKVAGSIMRPILDFMQTMPAFVYLIPAVLFFGLGKVPGVFATIIFAMPPAVRLTTLGIQQVPADIVEATRSFGATPRQLLFKVELPLAMPTILAGVNQTIMMALSMVVISAMIAAGGLGEIVLKGITQLKIGVGFEGGIAVVILAIILDRITQSFGKRKVKTKV from the coding sequence ATGATTAAAATAGGAAAATATATAGAAGATTTTATTAACTGGCTTACCCAGCATTTTCACCCTTTTTTCAAGATGATAAAAGAGGTGGTGGAAGTGATGGTAAATTCAGTCCAGTGGCTGCTGAACGGCTTGCCGTTCTACGTGGTGATCGGGCTGATAACCTTGCTGGCATGGCGCCGCGCCGGATGGGGCGCCGGCGTGTTTTCCCTGCTGGGCCTCGGCCTGGTATATGGCATGGGCTACTGGCCCCAAACCATGGAAACAATGGCGCTTATCCTGGTATCTGCAGTAATCGCCTTATTAATTGGCATACCATTTGGCATATGGGCGGCCAGAAATAAAGTCGCAGGTAGCATTATGCGCCCTATACTCGACTTTATGCAAACTATGCCGGCATTCGTATACCTGATCCCAGCCGTATTATTCTTCGGTCTTGGAAAAGTTCCGGGTGTATTCGCCACTATCATCTTTGCAATGCCCCCCGCTGTCCGATTAACAACCCTCGGTATTCAACAGGTACCGGCAGATATCGTGGAAGCTACCCGGTCTTTCGGGGCTACACCACGGCAACTGCTGTTTAAGGTAGAATTGCCCCTGGCTATGCCTACCATACTTGCTGGTGTAAACCAGACGATCATGATGGCATTATCCATGGTGGTAATTTCTGCTATGATCGCCGCAGGCGGACTGGGAGAAATTGTATTGAAGGGGATCACCCAACTGAAAATTGGTGTCGGGTTCGAAGGTGGTATCGCTGTAGTAATCCTGGCCATCATCCTGGATCGTATTACCCAGTCTTTCGGTAAAAGGAAGGTTAAAACAAAAGTGTAA
- a CDS encoding glycine betaine ABC transporter substrate-binding protein → MRKVILAVLAIALIGISACQSNQSDEKKITIAYVNWAEGVAMTNLAKNLLEKKGYTVVLKNADVAPVFAAVAGGDADIFMDAWMPVTHKTYMQNFGEKITVLNTNFDGARIGLVVPDYVDARTIEDLNNAKAKFGGKIVGIDAGAGIMDKAEEAVHAYSLDYQLQSSSEAAMLATLKKSISEKQPVVITGWEPHFMFSEFKLRFLEDPKKVFGETEKIQTIANNEFTIRDTTAVNFFRKFKLNSEQLGSLMGAINDADGNETAGVKAWVEKNQELVKSWE, encoded by the coding sequence ATGAGAAAAGTTATCCTGGCTGTATTGGCCATCGCACTAATAGGTATCTCTGCCTGTCAGTCCAATCAGTCTGACGAAAAGAAAATCACCATCGCCTATGTCAACTGGGCAGAAGGGGTGGCCATGACCAACCTCGCTAAAAATCTGCTGGAGAAAAAAGGATATACGGTTGTATTGAAGAATGCAGATGTTGCGCCTGTTTTCGCCGCTGTTGCAGGTGGTGATGCAGATATATTCATGGATGCATGGATGCCCGTTACCCATAAAACCTATATGCAGAATTTCGGCGAAAAAATCACCGTACTCAATACCAACTTCGATGGAGCACGTATTGGCCTGGTAGTGCCGGATTACGTGGATGCCAGAACGATTGAAGACCTGAACAATGCAAAAGCAAAATTCGGTGGTAAAATTGTTGGTATTGATGCAGGTGCCGGTATCATGGACAAGGCCGAAGAAGCTGTACATGCCTATTCGCTCGATTACCAGCTGCAATCTTCCAGTGAAGCCGCCATGCTGGCAACGCTGAAGAAAAGCATCAGCGAAAAGCAACCGGTGGTGATCACCGGATGGGAACCGCATTTTATGTTCTCTGAATTTAAACTCCGCTTCCTGGAAGATCCTAAAAAGGTCTTCGGCGAAACAGAGAAAATTCAGACCATTGCCAATAATGAATTTACGATAAGGGATACCACTGCGGTTAACTTCTTCCGTAAATTCAAACTCAACAGTGAGCAATTAGGTTCACTGATGGGCGCCATCAACGACGCGGATGGTAATGAAACTGCCGGCGTTAAAGCCTGGGTAGAGAAAAACCAGGAACTCGTGAAATCCTGGGAATAA
- a CDS encoding FMN-dependent NADH-azoreductase, protein MKNILHISSSPRGEASNSILLANRVISNLLEKYPESKVIHNDTVKKDYAHLDSVLQGAYFTLPTDRTALQEEAIQDSEEAVAQLEDADVIIISVAMYNFSIPSALKAWIDHVVRAGKTFSYGNGKPEGLLSSNKKVYLAIASNGVFTEGPLKALDFTEPYLRFILSFIGLTDITTYRIEGAGMPDLKETAVEKGLQQVAVA, encoded by the coding sequence ATGAAGAACATATTGCATATCAGCTCAAGCCCGCGTGGGGAGGCCTCTAACAGCATTTTACTGGCGAACAGGGTCATCAGCAATTTACTCGAAAAATATCCGGAGAGCAAAGTAATCCATAACGATACCGTTAAGAAAGACTATGCCCACCTGGACAGCGTTTTACAGGGCGCCTATTTTACGCTGCCGACAGACAGAACAGCATTGCAGGAAGAAGCTATTCAGGACTCAGAAGAAGCCGTTGCACAGCTGGAAGATGCTGACGTTATCATCATCAGCGTTGCCATGTACAACTTCAGCATACCATCCGCATTGAAAGCCTGGATAGACCATGTGGTCAGGGCAGGAAAAACCTTCAGCTATGGCAATGGCAAGCCGGAAGGATTGCTGAGCAGCAACAAAAAGGTATACCTGGCCATTGCATCTAATGGTGTATTTACAGAAGGGCCGCTGAAAGCACTGGACTTCACGGAACCTTATCTGCGGTTTATTCTGTCGTTTATCGGATTGACAGACATTACCACTTACCGTATAGAAGGTGCCGGTATGCCGGATTTAAAAGAAACAGCCGTGGAGAAAGGATTACAGCAGGTGGCAGTGGCATAA
- a CDS encoding helix-turn-helix domain-containing protein — translation MADEKILKEYEAPMSSACAGALGAVGDALYAIGGKWKLRIIIALSEGPLRFNELQRSLNGISARVLSNELKELELNGFIKRKVNAKATPVIVEYEKTEYAGSLKAVVMALHEWGAQHRTRIRRQMKKDLEAAS, via the coding sequence ATGGCAGACGAAAAAATATTAAAGGAATACGAAGCCCCTATGAGCAGTGCCTGCGCAGGCGCACTGGGAGCCGTTGGAGATGCACTCTATGCCATAGGTGGCAAATGGAAACTGCGCATTATTATAGCCCTCAGCGAAGGTCCCCTTCGCTTCAATGAACTGCAGCGCTCCCTGAATGGCATCTCTGCAAGGGTGCTTTCCAATGAACTGAAAGAATTGGAACTCAATGGCTTTATTAAAAGAAAGGTGAATGCCAAAGCAACCCCTGTTATTGTAGAATATGAAAAAACCGAATATGCAGGCAGCCTGAAAGCAGTAGTAATGGCACTGCATGAGTGGGGCGCGCAACACCGTACCCGTATACGCCGGCAAATGAAAAAAGATCTGGAAGCTGCATCATAG
- a CDS encoding PDZ domain-containing protein, which yields MPLTIRKYVQHLVCALTLVTVNMAVKAQEKRIISTPAKLLADIHTYRDKYPGSSLQVMIPAGTYYAEKPLEITPEDVRGLKAVTIQGAGANATVISGGAMIKATFLPWKNGIYVAKVAIPFEFDQLYVNNEAQVRARYPNYDSSATHYHGYAADAVSKARIASWKDPAGGYIHALHKAEWGGYHYLIQGVNEDTTLQLAGGYQNNRQMGMHSSIRFVENIFEELDTAREWYYDKHQQQLYYKPAPEVNPAKASLVVSKHQGLIILKGSAEAPLSHVTIRDIRFTQCRSSFMDTKEPLLRSDWAIYRGGVVLLDGTRNCVIRDCDFDNNGGNTIFLSNYNKLDTIAGNHIYNNGASGICFAGNADAVRAPLFEYNQSQSFSTIDTVAGPKTNHFPDSCLVNDNLIHDIGQIEKQIAGVQLSMSAHITVAHNSIYNLPRAGINVSEGTWGGHIIEYNDVFNTVLETGDHGSFNSWGRDRWWYPDRKEMDSIAAVHPWLVKQDAMYTNIIRNNRFRCDHGWDIDLDDGSSNYEIYNNVCLHGGLKLREGFGRKVYNNIIINNSFHPHVWFKNSGDEFRENIVMTGYKPIGIKYWGRQIDHNFFPDSIALASARAAGTDAHSSYGDPGFKAPATGDYTVTNAAVFTTGFRNIDMYSFGVIAPRLKRIAARPVFPALIAEKEKDKGKTFQWKSGVFKNIVTLGERSATGMADNNGVLVIKAPSPAMGLQENDVILELNHLPIKNITTLEEALDKVSGKFVLKVFRGQKAVTL from the coding sequence ATGCCATTGACCATTAGAAAGTACGTACAGCATCTCGTTTGTGCGTTAACGTTAGTAACAGTGAACATGGCCGTTAAGGCCCAGGAAAAGCGTATTATTTCCACACCGGCAAAACTGCTTGCAGACATCCATACCTATCGGGATAAATATCCGGGGAGCAGCTTACAGGTGATGATTCCTGCCGGCACCTATTATGCTGAAAAGCCACTGGAGATAACGCCGGAAGATGTTCGTGGCCTGAAGGCCGTAACGATACAGGGAGCCGGGGCAAACGCCACTGTCATCAGCGGCGGGGCAATGATAAAAGCCACTTTCCTGCCCTGGAAAAATGGTATTTATGTGGCTAAAGTCGCGATTCCATTCGAATTTGACCAGCTATACGTTAATAATGAAGCGCAGGTAAGGGCACGTTATCCGAACTACGACAGCAGCGCCACCCATTATCATGGCTATGCTGCCGATGCGGTGAGCAAAGCCAGGATTGCCTCCTGGAAAGACCCCGCAGGCGGATATATCCATGCATTGCATAAAGCAGAATGGGGCGGCTATCATTACCTGATCCAGGGTGTTAACGAAGATACCACCCTTCAACTGGCTGGCGGCTACCAGAACAACCGGCAGATGGGTATGCATAGCAGTATCAGGTTTGTGGAGAACATCTTCGAAGAGCTGGATACTGCCAGGGAATGGTATTATGACAAGCACCAACAGCAGCTATATTACAAACCCGCACCAGAAGTGAATCCCGCAAAAGCAAGTCTGGTTGTATCGAAGCACCAGGGACTAATCATTCTCAAAGGCAGTGCGGAAGCGCCTTTAAGCCATGTAACCATCAGGGATATACGTTTTACGCAATGCAGGAGTAGTTTCATGGACACGAAGGAGCCATTGCTCCGTAGCGACTGGGCAATATATCGTGGTGGTGTGGTACTGCTGGATGGTACACGTAACTGTGTGATTCGCGATTGTGATTTCGATAACAATGGTGGCAATACCATCTTCCTGAGTAATTATAATAAACTGGATACCATAGCAGGCAATCATATTTATAACAATGGCGCCAGTGGCATTTGTTTTGCCGGCAATGCCGATGCAGTAAGGGCCCCGTTGTTTGAGTACAATCAATCACAGTCCTTCAGCACCATAGACACCGTTGCAGGACCAAAAACCAACCATTTTCCTGATTCCTGCCTGGTTAATGATAACCTCATACATGATATCGGACAGATAGAAAAGCAAATTGCCGGTGTGCAGCTGTCTATGAGCGCACATATCACCGTTGCTCATAACAGTATTTATAATCTCCCACGTGCAGGCATCAACGTTAGTGAAGGTACCTGGGGCGGGCATATCATTGAATACAACGACGTATTTAATACCGTGCTGGAAACTGGCGACCATGGCAGTTTTAACTCCTGGGGCCGCGACAGATGGTGGTATCCGGACCGCAAAGAAATGGATAGTATAGCCGCTGTTCATCCGTGGCTGGTAAAGCAGGATGCCATGTATACAAATATCATTCGTAATAACCGCTTTCGTTGCGACCATGGCTGGGATATAGACCTGGACGATGGTTCTTCCAACTATGAGATTTACAATAATGTTTGTCTGCACGGAGGACTAAAGCTCAGAGAGGGTTTCGGGAGAAAAGTATATAATAATATTATCATCAACAACTCTTTTCATCCGCATGTATGGTTTAAAAACAGCGGTGACGAATTCCGGGAAAACATCGTCATGACTGGTTACAAACCTATTGGCATTAAGTACTGGGGCAGGCAGATCGATCATAATTTTTTCCCTGACAGCATTGCTTTAGCCAGTGCCAGGGCAGCCGGAACAGACGCCCATAGCAGCTATGGTGATCCAGGGTTTAAAGCGCCTGCAACAGGAGATTATACCGTTACCAATGCGGCTGTATTTACTACGGGATTCAGGAATATTGACATGTATTCTTTTGGTGTTATAGCACCAAGGTTGAAGCGGATAGCTGCCAGGCCTGTATTTCCGGCACTGATTGCTGAAAAGGAAAAAGACAAAGGGAAAACTTTTCAATGGAAAAGCGGCGTATTTAAAAATATAGTAACCCTGGGAGAACGTTCTGCCACTGGCATGGCCGACAACAATGGTGTGCTGGTGATAAAGGCGCCCTCCCCTGCCATGGGTTTACAGGAGAATGATGTAATACTGGAACTCAATCATCTACCCATAAAAAATATAACAACACTGGAAGAAGCGCTGGATAAGGTAAGCGGCAAATTTGTACTGAAAGTATTCCGCGGACAAAAAGCGGTTACTTTGTAG